A single genomic interval of Mucilaginibacter robiniae harbors:
- a CDS encoding TerD family protein, translated as MAINLEKGQRINLQKSNGSKLQNVCVGINWGAIEKKGFLGLSTSKEAVDLDASCALFNANKQLEEVVYFGHLKSTNGAVKHSGDDLTGDLNGNDGLDNEVITLNLSQLDESTTYAAFVLNSFRGHDFSKIPFASIRIYEGTSKMVNEVFAKYDIAHGAGFAGHVSMVMGVFYKRNGEWKFNAVGEPTKDRDLQHTVKTVAEQYL; from the coding sequence ATGGCAATTAACTTAGAAAAAGGCCAGCGCATTAACCTGCAAAAAAGCAACGGCAGCAAACTGCAAAATGTATGTGTGGGCATTAACTGGGGTGCTATTGAAAAGAAAGGATTTTTGGGTTTGAGTACCAGTAAAGAAGCCGTTGATCTGGATGCCAGCTGTGCACTGTTTAATGCGAACAAACAGTTGGAAGAAGTGGTGTATTTCGGTCACCTGAAATCTACAAACGGTGCCGTAAAACATAGCGGTGATGACCTAACCGGCGATTTAAACGGTAATGATGGTTTAGATAATGAGGTAATTACCTTAAACCTATCGCAACTGGATGAAAGTACTACCTATGCAGCCTTTGTACTGAATAGTTTTCGCGGGCATGATTTTAGTAAAATTCCGTTCGCTTCTATTCGAATTTATGAAGGTACATCTAAAATGGTGAATGAGGTATTTGCCAAGTACGATATTGCGCATGGTGCTGGTTTCGCCGGACACGTATCTATGGTGATGGGCGTTTTTTACAAACGTAACGGCGAGTGGAAGTTTAATGCCGTTGGCGAACCCACTAAAGATCGTGATTTACAACACACCGTTAAAACAGTTGCTGAGCAATATTTATAA
- a CDS encoding response regulator translates to MPHRQNTEYQLQKLQMEQEVKQRSDKFINYFLAGCFVMGLVFAWFYDTWFIALTLSGISLLAYYSVKGFMPESDWYQYVLSGILGIFLAQFIYQMHGMFEMHFFAFIGSAVLITYQKWKLQIPLLIVVGIHHATFAYLQDIGVPHVYFTQLSYFDLQTLIIHLFFTTVIFFICGLWAYQLHVYGKKQIIQAWQVSEMQKEVEMHEERERNAEKLLQLNQDLIIKNQQLDVARKEAEKANQAKSVFLATMSHEIRTPMNGVIGMSALLAETPLTDNQRMYTETITTCGENLLGVINNILDFSKIEAGNLELEQEEFNLRQSIEEVLDIFATKTAQIGIELAYHIQEGTPLQIIGDKVRLQQILTNLVGNAVKFTAQGEVIVKVTTMGLNKQDKHIINFAIHDTGIGIPPHKLEKLFKPFSQVDSSTTRKYGGTGLGLVISKKLVTLMDGEIVVSSTPHVGSVFSFTIAAQKSLNVEQPYQPYNLAEYAGKKVLVIDDNETNRLILEAQLKSWNLIPTLAASGDEALIMLAQNSAYDLIITDAHMPGMDGIELAGHVRVNYPNIPIILLSSIGDEQRSNLGSLFNAVLTKPIKQLALGKYVFEGLKAKNKKPQEVKTLKETLPPDFATDNPLNILIAEDNQINQKVITQLLGKLGYQTKVVENGQKAVEAIAAKRYDLIFMDMQMPFMDGLEATAAIRQMDVKQPVIIALTANAMAGDREECLEAGMDDYLGKPVRPAELLSVLKKWATEPANEMI, encoded by the coding sequence ATGCCGCACCGTCAAAATACCGAATACCAATTACAAAAGCTACAAATGGAGCAGGAGGTAAAACAACGCTCCGATAAATTCATTAACTACTTTCTGGCAGGCTGCTTTGTTATGGGCTTGGTTTTTGCCTGGTTTTATGATACTTGGTTTATTGCTTTAACTTTAAGCGGTATATCATTGTTGGCCTATTACTCAGTTAAGGGGTTCATGCCCGAGTCAGACTGGTATCAATACGTATTAAGTGGCATTCTTGGTATTTTTTTGGCGCAATTCATTTACCAGATGCATGGTATGTTCGAGATGCACTTTTTTGCTTTCATTGGTAGTGCTGTGCTTATTACCTATCAGAAATGGAAGCTGCAAATACCTTTGCTCATTGTAGTGGGTATTCATCATGCCACTTTTGCTTATCTGCAAGATATAGGCGTACCGCACGTTTATTTTACACAGTTATCTTATTTTGACCTGCAAACGCTGATTATACACTTGTTTTTTACTACAGTCATATTTTTTATATGTGGTTTATGGGCTTACCAGCTGCATGTTTATGGTAAAAAACAAATTATTCAGGCTTGGCAAGTTTCTGAAATGCAGAAGGAAGTGGAAATGCACGAAGAGCGCGAGCGGAATGCGGAAAAGTTGCTGCAGTTAAATCAAGATTTAATAATAAAAAACCAGCAGCTGGATGTAGCCCGTAAAGAAGCTGAAAAAGCAAATCAGGCCAAGAGCGTTTTTTTAGCTACCATGAGCCATGAAATACGAACCCCGATGAACGGGGTGATTGGTATGTCGGCTCTGCTGGCTGAAACGCCGCTTACTGATAACCAGCGTATGTACACCGAGACGATAACTACCTGCGGTGAAAACCTGCTGGGTGTTATCAATAACATACTCGACTTCTCAAAAATTGAAGCCGGCAACCTGGAACTGGAACAAGAAGAATTTAACTTGCGCCAAAGCATTGAAGAAGTGCTGGATATTTTTGCTACTAAAACCGCCCAAATAGGTATCGAACTGGCTTATCATATACAAGAAGGCACTCCCTTGCAGATTATTGGTGATAAAGTTCGTTTACAACAGATATTAACCAACTTGGTGGGCAATGCGGTAAAATTTACCGCACAAGGGGAGGTAATTGTTAAAGTGACAACCATGGGGCTGAATAAGCAGGATAAACACATAATTAACTTTGCTATTCATGATACTGGCATTGGTATACCGCCCCATAAACTGGAAAAATTATTTAAGCCTTTTAGCCAAGTCGATTCTTCAACTACCCGCAAGTATGGCGGTACTGGCTTAGGGCTGGTAATCTCGAAAAAGCTGGTTACTTTAATGGATGGTGAAATTGTAGTAAGCAGTACGCCACATGTAGGTTCTGTGTTCAGCTTTACTATTGCTGCACAAAAAAGCCTGAATGTAGAACAGCCTTACCAGCCCTACAATTTGGCTGAGTATGCCGGTAAGAAGGTATTGGTTATTGACGATAATGAAACCAATAGATTGATACTGGAGGCACAGCTTAAAAGCTGGAATTTAATACCAACACTTGCCGCATCGGGTGATGAAGCTTTAATCATGCTGGCGCAAAACTCGGCATACGATTTAATTATTACTGATGCTCATATGCCGGGCATGGATGGCATTGAACTGGCTGGCCATGTAAGGGTGAATTATCCAAACATACCTATCATTCTGCTGAGTTCTATTGGTGATGAGCAACGGTCTAATTTAGGGAGTTTGTTTAATGCCGTGCTTACCAAACCCATCAAGCAACTTGCTTTGGGTAAGTATGTATTTGAAGGTTTAAAAGCTAAAAACAAAAAACCGCAAGAGGTTAAAACGCTTAAAGAAACCCTGCCGCCTGATTTTGCTACAGATAACCCTTTAAACATACTGATTGCTGAAGATAACCAGATTAATCAGAAAGTAATTACTCAGCTTTTGGGCAAGCTGGGTTACCAGACTAAAGTGGTTGAAAATGGTCAAAAAGCTGTGGAAGCAATAGCAGCAAAGCGATACGACCTGATTTTTATGGATATGCAAATGCCGTTTATGGATGGGTTAGAGGCTACGGCAGCTATCCGGCAAATGGATGTTAAGCAGCCTGTTATTATTGCACTCACTGCCAATGCAATGGCCGGCGACCGGGAAGAGTGTTTGGAAGCTGGTATGGACGATTATTTAGGTAAACCTGTACGCCCTGCCGAATTGTTGAGCGTGCTTAAAAAGTGGGCTACTGAACCTGCAAATGAAATGATTTAA
- a CDS encoding TerC family protein, with the protein MDLLHTLLGNDIKAGLLVILNLIVIESLLSVDNAAVLATMVLDLPKEQRNRALRYGIIGAYVLRGACLFLAAWLVKIWWLKPLGGLYLLYLAFDYFKGKASEGDEDESVDKNESWIYKSTVGLIGTFWATVALVEVMDIAFSIDNVFAAVAFTDHVFLIYTGVFIGILAMRFVAQAFVKLMEKFTFLETIAFIVIGVLGIKLSASLYTHFYPHTAATEILDGEKTDIFVSAFTVAIFILPVLSSLLFNFPRKRIQKPEVAEQAEKVLDKS; encoded by the coding sequence ATGGATTTATTGCATACCCTATTAGGTAATGATATTAAAGCCGGCTTGCTGGTCATACTCAACCTAATTGTAATTGAAAGTTTATTATCAGTAGATAATGCTGCCGTACTGGCTACTATGGTGCTCGATTTACCTAAAGAGCAACGTAATAGAGCTTTGCGTTATGGCATTATTGGCGCTTATGTACTACGCGGTGCCTGTTTGTTTTTAGCGGCATGGCTGGTTAAAATATGGTGGCTAAAACCCTTAGGCGGTTTGTACTTATTATACCTGGCTTTTGATTATTTTAAAGGTAAAGCCAGCGAGGGTGATGAAGATGAGTCGGTAGATAAAAACGAAAGCTGGATTTATAAATCAACTGTAGGATTGATCGGTACTTTCTGGGCTACTGTAGCTTTGGTTGAGGTAATGGATATTGCTTTTTCTATTGATAACGTATTTGCAGCCGTAGCCTTTACCGACCATGTGTTTTTAATTTACACAGGTGTGTTTATAGGTATATTGGCTATGCGTTTTGTAGCTCAGGCCTTTGTGAAGCTGATGGAAAAATTTACTTTTTTGGAAACCATTGCCTTTATTGTAATTGGCGTATTGGGCATCAAATTGTCGGCTTCCTTATACACGCACTTCTATCCACACACAGCCGCTACCGAAATATTGGATGGCGAAAAGACCGATATTTTTGTATCAGCCTTTACCGTAGCCATTTTTATTTTGCCGGTATTAAGCTCTTTGCTATTTAACTTCCCACGTAAAAGAATACAAAAGCCTGAAGTGGCTGAGCAGGCTGAAAAAGTATTAGATAAAAGCTAA
- a CDS encoding TerD family protein, which translates to MAINLQKGQRINIGLSKISIGLGWNPNEGTGYAFDLDASAFMIDGNRLIPAEEFFIFYGNTDSPDGAVHHSGDDPTGGNSDGGDDETITIDLAKVDSRVTEILFVVTIHEALIRKQNYGQVRDSYIRLVDDNSGQEIAKYELGEDFSIETGVEFGRLYKRDGQWKFEASGIGYREDLAFFLAKYFKGQIIK; encoded by the coding sequence ATGGCTATCAATTTGCAAAAAGGGCAACGTATTAATATCGGGCTTTCTAAAATCAGTATTGGGCTGGGCTGGAACCCGAACGAAGGAACCGGCTATGCTTTTGACCTGGATGCTTCGGCATTCATGATTGACGGAAACCGGTTGATACCTGCCGAAGAGTTTTTTATTTTTTACGGTAATACCGATTCGCCGGATGGCGCTGTTCATCATTCAGGTGATGACCCCACCGGTGGTAACAGCGATGGTGGCGATGATGAAACCATTACCATTGATCTGGCTAAAGTAGATAGCCGCGTTACCGAGATACTATTTGTAGTAACTATACATGAAGCGCTAATCCGGAAGCAAAATTACGGGCAGGTAAGAGATTCTTACATTCGTTTGGTGGATGATAATAGCGGTCAGGAAATAGCCAAGTATGAGTTAGGTGAAGATTTCTCGATTGAAACCGGTGTAGAGTTTGGCCGCTTGTACAAACGCGATGGACAATGGAAGTTTGAGGCTTCAGGTATTGGCTATCGTGAAGATCTGGCTTTTTTTCTGGCAAAATATTTTAAAGGACAAATTATCAAATAA
- a CDS encoding TerD family protein — MAINLQKGQREAINAPKFVIGLGWDTNSATTGTGFDLDASIFILGDNKKLLADEYFVFYNNLVSPDNAVEHTGDNLTGAGDGDDEQIKVDLSKIDSRATEICIVVTIHEAASRRQNFGQVRNSFMRIFNADTNTEMLKYELEEDFSIETAVEFGRIYKRNNEWKFEAMGSGMKGGLQEYLNKYN; from the coding sequence ATGGCAATTAACTTGCAAAAAGGTCAGCGTGAAGCTATCAACGCACCCAAATTTGTGATTGGCTTAGGCTGGGATACTAACAGCGCCACTACCGGCACTGGCTTTGATCTGGATGCTTCCATATTTATACTGGGCGATAATAAAAAGCTACTCGCCGACGAATATTTTGTTTTTTACAATAATCTGGTTTCACCAGATAACGCAGTTGAGCATACCGGCGATAACCTGACTGGTGCAGGTGATGGTGATGACGAGCAGATTAAAGTAGATTTATCTAAAATTGACTCGCGTGCTACCGAGATATGCATTGTGGTAACGATACATGAAGCTGCCAGCCGCCGTCAGAATTTTGGCCAGGTACGTAACTCCTTTATGCGCATTTTTAATGCCGATACCAACACCGAGATGTTGAAGTACGAATTGGAAGAAGATTTTTCAATTGAAACGGCTGTTGAGTTTGGTCGTATTTATAAACGCAACAACGAGTGGAAGTTTGAAGCTATGGGCTCTGGTATGAAAGGCGGCCTGCAAGAATATTTAAACAAATACAACTAA
- a CDS encoding toxic anion resistance protein — protein sequence MENDNLPVGNNDNNTSKLKLDKEGNVNLNQITPEDEKKYSELSKDLKPGDANAILNYGADVQQGMERYSNQFLTSVRTYNSGEVGGLITNLLTELNYIDVDELNPSPVKSFLMHIPFMKKLVVDAEKLFAKYDTVINNIDKIVNKIKAGRVNSIKDNSSLQTMFDSNVEYIKQMESLIISGQLKYNELNQQLAEMEGRPADYQDYEIADMRDFVNRLDKRLADLKTVRFIMMQSLAQIRIVQNNNTSIAEKAQSIVSTTIPVWKNQLTIAVALQRQKANVEMQKKISDTTNTILQKNAELLKQNSIDVARENEKTVVSIDTLKKTTQSLIETLNEVKRIHDEGTQNRKVLNGELQNLETELRKNVTNVG from the coding sequence ATGGAAAATGATAACCTGCCGGTTGGCAATAACGATAATAATACTTCAAAGCTGAAACTGGATAAAGAAGGTAATGTAAACCTGAACCAGATTACGCCCGAAGATGAAAAAAAATATAGTGAGCTGAGCAAAGATTTAAAGCCTGGCGATGCTAATGCTATCCTGAACTATGGTGCCGATGTGCAGCAAGGTATGGAACGTTATAGCAACCAGTTCCTGACTTCCGTGCGTACTTATAATTCTGGCGAAGTAGGCGGGCTAATCACCAATCTGCTTACCGAGTTGAATTATATTGATGTGGATGAGCTGAACCCCAGTCCGGTGAAAAGCTTTTTAATGCACATTCCGTTCATGAAAAAACTGGTGGTTGATGCCGAAAAGCTGTTTGCCAAGTATGATACTGTAATAAATAACATCGACAAGATTGTTAATAAAATTAAAGCCGGTCGGGTAAACTCTATCAAAGATAATAGCTCGCTGCAAACCATGTTCGATAGCAACGTGGAGTATATTAAGCAGATGGAATCGCTGATTATTTCCGGCCAGTTAAAGTACAATGAATTAAATCAGCAATTAGCAGAGATGGAGGGCAGGCCAGCCGATTACCAGGATTATGAAATTGCCGATATGCGCGATTTTGTAAACCGTTTAGATAAACGCTTAGCCGATTTGAAAACGGTTCGTTTCATCATGATGCAATCGCTTGCACAGATCCGGATAGTACAAAATAATAATACGTCCATTGCCGAAAAGGCGCAATCTATCGTATCAACTACTATTCCGGTTTGGAAAAATCAGCTTACTATAGCTGTAGCACTGCAAAGGCAGAAGGCTAATGTAGAAATGCAGAAAAAAATATCGGATACCACCAATACCATTCTGCAAAAGAATGCCGAATTGCTGAAGCAGAACAGCATTGATGTGGCCCGTGAGAATGAAAAAACTGTTGTATCAATAGATACGCTGAAAAAGACTACCCAATCATTAATTGAAACATTAAACGAAGTGAAGCGGATTCATGATGAAGGTACGCAGAACCGGAAAGTATTAAATGGAGAATTACAGAATTTAGAAACTGAGTTGCGAAAGAATGTGACGAATGTTGGCTAA
- a CDS encoding TerD family protein — MAINLVKGQTIDLRKNDKGETFDLSSVTIGLGWDVRQKPSSGFLGKLFGSAEEEEYDLDAVAFLLNNNGKVANLGRSIQRNGRNVSMFEGDVIYFNSMRHPSGHIWLTGDNRTGAGDGDDEQIIVKLDSLDMKYDRIVFAVSIYQGRQNNQNFGMVRNAFIRAEDNKGKKIARFSLSGDATYNGMCSMTFAEVYRKEGTWKFRAIGEPHPTDSFVEIMERNYLA; from the coding sequence ATGGCAATCAATTTGGTAAAAGGTCAAACTATTGATCTTCGGAAGAATGATAAAGGTGAAACTTTCGACCTATCATCTGTTACCATCGGCTTAGGCTGGGATGTACGGCAAAAGCCGAGTAGCGGCTTTTTAGGCAAACTGTTCGGTAGCGCTGAAGAGGAGGAATATGATCTGGATGCAGTAGCGTTTTTATTAAACAACAACGGTAAAGTAGCTAATCTGGGGCGATCTATTCAGCGTAATGGCCGTAATGTCAGTATGTTTGAAGGTGATGTGATTTACTTTAACTCCATGCGACATCCATCAGGCCATATCTGGCTTACCGGCGATAACCGCACCGGAGCCGGCGATGGTGATGATGAGCAGATTATTGTAAAACTAGATTCGCTGGATATGAAGTATGATCGTATTGTTTTTGCCGTATCTATTTACCAGGGGCGGCAAAATAATCAAAACTTTGGCATGGTTAGGAATGCTTTTATCCGGGCGGAAGATAACAAAGGAAAAAAGATTGCCCGTTTCAGCTTATCGGGCGATGCTACCTACAATGGGATGTGCTCCATGACGTTTGCCGAAGTTTACCGCAAAGAAGGCACTTGGAAGTTCCGTGCCATCGGCGAGCCGCACCCTACCGATAGCTTTGTGGAAATTATGGAAAGAAATTATCTGGCTTAG
- a CDS encoding DUF6436 domain-containing protein, which translates to MKKIIVFTWLVVLFGAVASILWYNQYKYSLPTPVPDHYVPVKNGTAINLGFQFSFENHKPVLLHFFNPDCPCSKFNIKHVKELITQYGNQVNFAVVLLTDKYYTPAQVKQKYDLHIPVVVAPQLAIACGVYSTPQAAILNSSRQLYYRGNYNNSRYCTDSQTAYARIALENLLKQHDPIRFSLFATRAYGCSLPGCKL; encoded by the coding sequence TTGAAAAAAATTATTGTATTTACGTGGCTTGTTGTGCTGTTCGGCGCAGTTGCTTCTATATTGTGGTACAACCAATATAAATACAGTTTGCCTACGCCGGTACCTGATCATTATGTTCCTGTTAAAAATGGTACAGCTATAAACTTAGGGTTTCAATTTAGTTTTGAAAATCATAAGCCTGTATTGCTGCATTTCTTCAATCCGGATTGCCCTTGTTCCAAGTTCAATATTAAACACGTAAAAGAATTAATTACACAATACGGTAACCAGGTAAACTTTGCCGTAGTGTTACTGACCGATAAATATTATACCCCTGCCCAAGTAAAGCAGAAGTATGATTTGCATATCCCGGTTGTTGTAGCGCCACAACTGGCAATAGCTTGCGGCGTATATTCAACTCCGCAGGCGGCTATTCTGAATAGCAGCAGACAACTTTACTACCGGGGTAATTACAATAACAGCCGTTACTGTACCGATAGCCAAACCGCTTACGCGCGCATAGCGCTCGAAAACTTGCTAAAACAACACGATCCGATCCGATTCAGCCTGTTTGCTACCCGTGCTTATGGGTGTAGCTTGCCAGGTTGTAAATTATAA
- a CDS encoding TonB-dependent receptor — MKLAVLYAHYKRTGHCVTFWRLLTFFAAGACCCPQASAQILPTVKDTLKNNQLQEVRVRAIKPDIRAASPTPVQILKGTELERLNSFSVADALRYFTGAELKDYGGIGGLKTVDVRSLGTNHTGVFYDGLPISNAQNGQVDLSKFSLDNIEAIELYNGQKSAIFQPAQAFSVASSLYLQTKQPHFATDEHTHIKTTLKVGSFGLFNPAILWQQKLSAKTSSTISVEWIQANGRYKFRETNGTYDTTAVRHNADISAIRAEASLNGTLADSSTWLVKAYLYHSDRGLPGAIVKNRFDYDERQWDGNYFTQATYQKNIASWYSLLLNGKYALDDTRYLNPHYANLQGYLDNHYQQQNAYLSAANLFHVTPQLDVDFSGDVQWSQLRKLDNDLYRFVYPTRYTTLTALSADYHLSWLKIQGTLLGTFINEKVKLYEGAANRQVLSPSLSAIYQPLASDFAIRTFYKHTFRMPTFNDLYYTLIGNTSLKPEYTTQYDVGFTYNKTIPIGILQQLLITTDAYYNRVKNKIVAIPTTNLFRWTMLNLGLVDIRGLDASIKSGWQIGAATLLHVNLNYTYQRALDVTPPPDNSPYQGQIPYVPKHSGSAVLGVEHQQLSFNYSFVYTGARYNAKDNLPVNYVQPWYTHDVSATYNYPYHKSMIKLTAEVNNLLNQYYDVVLNYPMPGRSYRVTLSFNY; from the coding sequence ATGAAATTAGCTGTGCTTTACGCGCACTATAAGCGCACAGGCCATTGTGTAACTTTTTGGAGGCTGCTGACGTTTTTTGCCGCAGGGGCTTGTTGCTGCCCTCAGGCTTCGGCCCAAATATTACCGACGGTGAAAGACACGTTGAAAAATAATCAACTACAGGAAGTGCGCGTACGTGCCATCAAACCCGATATTCGGGCCGCATCGCCTACACCTGTACAAATACTTAAAGGTACAGAACTAGAGCGTCTGAACAGCTTTTCGGTAGCTGATGCCCTGCGTTACTTTACCGGGGCCGAACTGAAAGATTATGGCGGTATAGGCGGATTGAAAACTGTAGATGTACGTAGCCTGGGCACTAACCACACTGGCGTGTTTTATGATGGTCTCCCCATCAGCAACGCGCAAAATGGGCAAGTAGATTTAAGTAAATTCTCGTTAGATAACATTGAAGCTATTGAGTTATACAATGGGCAGAAGAGTGCCATTTTTCAGCCAGCTCAGGCATTTTCGGTAGCTAGTTCTTTATACCTGCAAACTAAACAGCCACACTTTGCAACTGATGAGCACACGCATATCAAAACCACTTTGAAAGTGGGCTCGTTCGGGTTGTTTAACCCGGCCATATTGTGGCAGCAAAAGTTATCAGCAAAAACTTCCAGCACTATAAGCGTCGAATGGATACAAGCTAATGGCCGGTATAAATTCAGGGAAACAAATGGCACTTACGACACCACTGCGGTACGACACAATGCCGACATTAGCGCTATCAGAGCAGAAGCCAGTTTGAACGGTACGCTGGCAGATAGCAGTACCTGGTTGGTAAAAGCGTACCTGTATCACTCCGACCGCGGACTGCCCGGGGCGATTGTAAAAAACCGGTTTGATTATGACGAACGCCAATGGGATGGCAACTACTTTACACAAGCTACTTATCAAAAAAATATAGCCTCATGGTATAGTCTTCTGCTGAACGGCAAGTATGCATTGGATGATACCCGCTATCTGAACCCACACTATGCCAACCTGCAAGGTTACCTAGACAACCACTATCAGCAACAAAATGCTTACCTGTCAGCAGCCAACCTTTTTCATGTTACGCCGCAATTAGATGTAGATTTTTCGGGCGATGTGCAATGGAGCCAGTTACGCAAGCTGGATAATGATTTGTATCGCTTTGTTTATCCTACCCGATATACAACACTCACCGCTCTATCGGCAGATTATCATTTAAGCTGGCTAAAAATACAAGGTACGCTGTTAGGTACTTTTATTAATGAAAAAGTAAAGTTGTATGAGGGTGCAGCCAACCGGCAGGTGTTGTCGCCTTCTTTATCAGCCATATACCAGCCTTTGGCTTCTGACTTTGCTATACGAACCTTTTACAAGCACACTTTCCGAATGCCGACTTTTAATGATTTGTATTATACCTTAATTGGCAATACCAGTCTGAAGCCGGAATATACTACGCAATATGATGTAGGTTTTACTTACAATAAAACGATACCTATAGGCATTCTGCAACAATTGTTGATTACTACTGATGCCTACTACAACCGTGTAAAAAACAAGATTGTTGCCATACCTACCACCAACCTTTTCCGGTGGACGATGCTGAACCTGGGTTTAGTAGATATCCGCGGATTGGATGCAAGTATCAAATCAGGCTGGCAAATTGGAGCCGCTACCTTATTACATGTCAACCTTAATTACACCTACCAGCGTGCGCTGGATGTAACGCCTCCACCAGATAACTCACCTTATCAGGGACAAATCCCTTACGTGCCTAAACATAGCGGCTCAGCAGTTTTGGGAGTAGAGCACCAGCAACTTAGCTTTAATTACAGTTTTGTATATACCGGAGCGAGGTATAATGCAAAAGATAACCTGCCGGTTAATTATGTACAGCCCTGGTACACACATGATGTATCAGCTACTTATAATTATCCTTATCATAAAAGTATGATCAAACTCACCGCAGAAGTTAATAATTTACTAAATCAGTATTATGATGTAGTGCTTAACTACCCCATGCCGGGTCGATCATACCGGGTTACACTAAGTTTTAATTATTAA